A stretch of Pseudorhodobacter turbinis DNA encodes these proteins:
- a CDS encoding 3-hydroxyacyl-CoA dehydrogenase NAD-binding domain-containing protein, protein MEILRVEKAGEVGLIALAKPPVNALGFALRKAVHDAHSELLTDPTIKAIVIYGEGRFFSAGADIRDFGNSGVHPTLPEVLKSLNDSAKPVISVLHGIAFGGALELALATQVRVGMAGLKVALPEVKLGLLPGAGGSQRLPRLTGLAAAIDVICTGREVNVAEAKTLGIVDRLADGSPREAGLAAAQEVLSGALPARQTDGLTVAPTPEAVEAARKRLTAMRPALAAPLKALEAVCAATLPIDEGLALERKLFLDLMEGPEHVGLTHAFLAERATSKIPEVGLQARDIASVAVIGGGTMGIGIATAFLLGGLSVHLIEVQVNRVAQARAGIEKNLQGALKRGKLSDSAYAAASEKLTCTDALESVSKCDLVVEAIFEDMAAKIDLFGKLDAICKPGALLATNTSYLDVNTIAAATSRPADVIGLHFFSPAHIMRLVEVVVADKTAPEWVATSFALAGKLGKVAVRAGVCDGFIGNRILTEYRKATEYLLLDGVDYDRIDAALEGFGFAMGPFAVSDMAGLDIGRMTRQRKASTRPAEERYSRVSDLICDQGWLGRKTGTGYYLYDGSKSRIANPGAMEIVANERRTLGIAAQDFSDEDIVARCLTAMIAEAVRVLEDGIALRPVDIDAVELFGYGFPRHRGGPMHLADLIGIDILIQRIETYATQDPYFWQVPQLLREMQTKGQSFADLNTSIVATS, encoded by the coding sequence ATGGAAATTCTGCGAGTCGAAAAAGCGGGCGAAGTTGGCTTGATTGCTCTGGCCAAGCCACCGGTCAATGCCTTGGGCTTCGCGCTGCGCAAAGCCGTTCACGATGCCCACTCCGAATTGTTGACTGACCCCACAATCAAAGCAATTGTGATTTATGGCGAAGGACGGTTCTTTTCTGCCGGGGCCGATATTCGGGATTTTGGCAATTCAGGCGTTCACCCCACCTTGCCCGAGGTTCTGAAATCTCTGAATGACAGCGCGAAACCCGTGATTTCGGTGTTGCATGGTATTGCATTCGGGGGCGCGTTAGAGCTGGCCTTGGCCACACAGGTGCGTGTCGGAATGGCGGGACTTAAGGTCGCGCTGCCCGAAGTAAAGCTGGGCTTGTTGCCGGGTGCAGGTGGGTCACAGCGGTTGCCGCGACTGACCGGGCTGGCCGCCGCCATCGATGTCATCTGCACAGGACGTGAGGTAAACGTGGCTGAGGCTAAAACGCTGGGGATCGTTGATCGATTGGCCGATGGATCGCCGCGCGAGGCTGGCTTGGCTGCTGCGCAGGAAGTCCTATCGGGTGCGCTGCCCGCGCGCCAGACCGATGGGCTGACCGTGGCCCCCACCCCCGAAGCAGTGGAGGCTGCGCGCAAACGCCTGACGGCAATGCGCCCCGCGCTAGCGGCCCCGCTAAAGGCGCTAGAGGCTGTTTGTGCCGCGACCCTGCCCATTGATGAAGGGCTGGCCCTTGAACGAAAGTTGTTCCTGGACCTGATGGAGGGTCCCGAACATGTCGGCTTGACCCACGCCTTTCTGGCCGAGCGCGCGACAAGTAAAATCCCCGAAGTCGGCCTCCAAGCGCGGGATATCGCGTCGGTTGCGGTGATCGGCGGCGGTACGATGGGGATCGGCATCGCAACCGCTTTTTTGCTTGGCGGGCTTTCGGTTCATCTGATCGAAGTCCAAGTCAATCGCGTGGCACAGGCCCGTGCGGGGATAGAAAAAAACCTGCAAGGTGCGCTGAAACGAGGCAAGCTTTCAGACAGCGCATATGCCGCCGCATCGGAAAAGCTGACCTGCACCGATGCGCTTGAAAGCGTTTCGAAATGCGATCTGGTGGTCGAGGCGATCTTTGAGGATATGGCCGCCAAAATTGATCTTTTCGGCAAGCTGGATGCGATTTGCAAACCCGGGGCTTTGCTGGCGACGAACACCTCTTATCTGGATGTAAACACGATTGCGGCGGCCACGTCGCGGCCCGCTGACGTGATAGGGCTGCATTTCTTTTCTCCCGCGCACATCATGCGGTTGGTCGAGGTGGTTGTCGCCGACAAGACAGCACCGGAGTGGGTGGCCACCAGCTTTGCCCTTGCGGGTAAACTTGGCAAGGTCGCGGTGCGGGCCGGGGTCTGTGACGGGTTCATCGGCAACCGCATTCTAACGGAATACCGCAAGGCGACCGAGTATTTGCTGTTGGATGGCGTGGATTATGACCGGATCGACGCCGCGCTTGAGGGTTTCGGCTTTGCCATGGGTCCGTTTGCCGTGTCCGACATGGCGGGCTTGGATATTGGGCGCATGACTCGTCAACGCAAAGCGTCCACACGCCCGGCCGAGGAACGCTATTCCCGCGTCTCTGATCTGATTTGCGATCAAGGTTGGTTGGGGCGCAAGACGGGCACGGGGTATTATCTTTATGACGGGTCCAAGTCACGTATCGCAAACCCGGGCGCAATGGAGATTGTCGCCAATGAGCGGCGCACCTTGGGCATAGCTGCGCAGGATTTCAGTGATGAGGATATTGTCGCGCGCTGCCTGACGGCGATGATCGCCGAGGCCGTTCGGGTGCTGGAAGACGGCATCGCCCTGCGTCCGGTCGATATCGACGCGGTCGAATTGTTTGGCTATGGCTTTCCCCGTCACCGCGGCGGCCCGATGCATTTGGCCGATTTGATAGGCATCGATATCCTGATCCAAAGGATCGAAACCTATGCCACCCAAGACCCCTATTTCTGGCAAGTCCCCCAACTTTTGCGAGAGATGCAAACGAAGGGCCAGAGCTTTGCGGATCTGAACACAAGTATCGTCGCCACCTCTTAG
- a CDS encoding RidA family protein, whose product MTHSLIAPDGWAPAKGYANGVLTKDGLLFVGGQIGWNTDQVFETNDFIGQMEQTLRNILDVVVAAGGTAESITRLTWFVVDKKEYAARQSEVGAAYRKVLGKHFPAMTMVVVSALIEDEALIEIEATAVIN is encoded by the coding sequence ATGACACATTCCCTTATCGCACCCGACGGATGGGCCCCCGCCAAAGGCTATGCAAACGGGGTTCTGACCAAAGACGGGCTTTTGTTCGTTGGCGGGCAAATCGGCTGGAACACCGATCAGGTGTTCGAGACCAATGATTTTATCGGCCAGATGGAACAGACCCTGCGCAATATCCTTGATGTGGTCGTAGCCGCCGGCGGCACCGCCGAAAGCATCACACGCCTGACATGGTTTGTGGTCGACAAAAAGGAATATGCCGCGCGTCAGTCCGAAGTGGGCGCAGCCTATCGCAAGGTGCTTGGCAAACATTTTCCTGCCATGACGATGGTCGTTGTCTCTGCCCTGATCGAAGATGAAGCTTTGATCGAGATCGAGGCAACCGCCGTTATAAATTGA
- a CDS encoding acyl-CoA thioesterase → MTFTYKQKVLFKYCDPAGIVFFPRYFEMMNDCVEAFFDQIGHPFETLHKDGGVPTGKIEARFHAPSRHGDHLSLTLTGKRITRSTFDFTIVTTCDGAPRMTYAATLIFIDAHGKSTPWTDDLRAALTPYLNNEA, encoded by the coding sequence ATGACATTTACCTATAAGCAGAAAGTCCTGTTCAAATACTGCGATCCGGCAGGCATCGTCTTCTTTCCCAGGTATTTCGAGATGATGAACGATTGCGTCGAGGCGTTTTTCGACCAAATCGGCCATCCGTTCGAGACACTGCACAAAGATGGCGGCGTCCCCACCGGCAAGATCGAGGCGCGGTTCCACGCACCGTCGCGCCATGGCGACCACCTGTCGCTTACGTTGACGGGCAAACGGATCACCCGCTCCACATTTGATTTCACAATCGTGACCACATGTGATGGCGCCCCCCGCATGACCTATGCCGCAACACTTATTTTCATTGACGCACACGGAAAGTCCACGCCATGGACGGATGATCTGCGTGCGGCGCTCACTCCCTATCTTAATAACGAGGCTTGA